The following proteins come from a genomic window of Lachnoclostridium phytofermentans ISDg:
- a CDS encoding LacI family DNA-binding transcriptional regulator, with protein sequence MQNLTFKDVAQLADVSVSTVSKVINDHPYVHKNKEKSQ encoded by the coding sequence ATGCAGAACTTAACGTTCAAAGATGTTGCTCAGCTTGCAGATGTAAGTGTCAGTACTGTATCTAAGGTAATTAATGACCATCCTTATGTACATAAAAACAAAGAAAAAAGTCAATGA
- a CDS encoding sugar ABC transporter substrate-binding protein, which translates to MKKKVLALLITTTMVFSMVGCGSKGKDVSNSTTPSPTPQSEKKQAESNSNQGGEEKKISGDLLVWLDNDDWADAVIEAFNAKYPDVTIEYQNVGNVDTRGKVSLDGPAGIGPDVFLMPHDHMGIAIEDGLCEPMTDELQKKYENNILDAALETCTADGKVYGVPISTENIALFYNKDLYGENPPSSFEEIIEFAKGYNDFAAGKYTMAWQVDDAYHNYLFLTAFGMQLFGPDMRDYKTPGWDTPQVTEAIDFYRSLRKQLFDVNVVDASWDATVAAFQRGEVPLTISGPWAISDALTNGVNFGVTKLPTIKGVQPRCFSGNIIASVSSYAKNKEAAYAFVDFLAGEEGATIMYKVTGKMTALKDISNIAGLKEDVYLKGIQEQSPYADPMPIIPEMSQAWDAIKNLFTFTWDNTLTSKEAQDKAMDTYKTALQAAGKTLD; encoded by the coding sequence ATGAAGAAAAAAGTTTTGGCATTATTGATTACAACAACAATGGTGTTTTCAATGGTGGGCTGTGGTAGCAAGGGAAAAGATGTTAGTAATTCAACAACACCATCACCGACGCCACAAAGTGAAAAGAAACAAGCAGAGAGCAATAGCAACCAAGGTGGAGAAGAAAAAAAGATATCTGGTGACCTTCTTGTATGGTTGGATAACGATGACTGGGCAGATGCTGTTATCGAAGCATTTAATGCAAAGTATCCGGATGTAACTATTGAATACCAGAACGTAGGCAATGTTGATACAAGGGGTAAAGTTTCCTTAGACGGTCCTGCAGGCATTGGCCCGGATGTTTTCTTGATGCCTCATGATCATATGGGAATTGCCATTGAAGATGGTTTGTGTGAGCCTATGACAGATGAGCTTCAAAAAAAATATGAAAATAACATTTTGGATGCGGCATTAGAAACTTGTACGGCGGATGGAAAGGTATACGGAGTGCCGATTTCAACTGAGAACATCGCTTTATTCTATAATAAGGATTTATACGGAGAAAACCCTCCATCATCTTTTGAAGAAATCATTGAATTTGCAAAAGGATATAATGATTTTGCCGCAGGAAAATATACTATGGCATGGCAAGTAGATGATGCTTATCATAACTATTTATTCTTAACAGCATTTGGTATGCAATTATTTGGACCAGATATGAGGGACTATAAAACGCCAGGCTGGGATACACCACAGGTTACAGAGGCAATTGATTTTTACCGTAGCCTTCGTAAACAACTTTTTGATGTAAACGTTGTAGATGCAAGTTGGGACGCAACAGTAGCAGCATTCCAGAGAGGTGAAGTGCCTCTTACTATTTCAGGACCTTGGGCAATTTCAGATGCTTTGACAAATGGAGTGAATTTCGGCGTAACAAAACTTCCAACGATCAAGGGCGTACAACCTAGATGTTTTTCAGGAAATATTATTGCTTCTGTATCTAGTTATGCGAAAAATAAAGAAGCAGCATATGCATTCGTTGATTTTCTTGCAGGCGAAGAGGGTGCAACAATTATGTATAAGGTAACAGGCAAGATGACAGCACTGAAAGACATCTCCAATATTGCAGGCTTAAAAGAAGACGTATATTTAAAGGGAATTCAAGAGCAATCCCCATATGCTGATCCTATGCCGATTATACCAGAAATGTCACAGGCTTGGGATGCAATCAAAAACCTGTTTACATTCACCTGGGATAATACGCTTACTTCTAAAGAAGCACAGGATAAAGCAATGGATACATATAAGACAGCATTACAAGCAGCTGGAAAGACTCTTGACTAA